TTGAGTTTTTGAGTTTATTTAATTCTCTGTTCAATTTAATACTAATAGTAATATGGTGAGTTTGAGCATCAGTCTTGAAAAATGTCCAGGGGtacacctctcagcaaataggACAAATTTTTAAGGCCTGTGTCATCCAAAATACATCAAGTTGGACATGTCAATCACGTCAACAACCCTCAGGTCACATTTTGGCAAAAACGTTTCTCTGACACCTTTTTGTGGGGCTCTTCAATCTGTCTTGAATATAGAATAATTTGAGGGCCTACTGTACACATATAGTAAATTGGCTTGGCGCTCTTTTTTCCTTATTAAGCGGTGTTCACCCTTGACcttgtttcttttcttcttgCAGAAACACCTGCTGCAAATAGTGCTTCTGTTTATAATAAGTATCGAGGAATGTGTTTGTCAACTAGTTAGCAACACTGGAGAACACCAACTTAAGTTTCAGCATCATGTGATTGTTGGAAAGTTTGCTTGACAGAGAGAAAGTGATAATCTACGATGGAAAAACACACTCCAGAGCTTTTCCTTGATCTAAGCGAGGGTGCTGTTCTCTCGTTTATGGGCCAATCCTGGAGAATTATCAGGTGTCGTGGGATGGGTCGCTGCGCTAAGGTTTACCATGCAGTGTCAAGCGAGGGCGGTGCACAGCTAGCTATTAAGGCTTTCCGAAGAGAAGAGAAGTATCGCCTGGTATTTATAAAAGAGATCAGAAACTTGGATGCCGTTTACATGAATAGGCACATTGGTAATAATTTTATTCttacaatttaaatttaaaaaaattgtcacaacacttaaagtcacctggaagtggtattttttcaaaataaagcttttgtcactaatatatgtgttttgatgagtggaatgtgaataaacagttaactaaggttttaaaaaatcagttcttatgttatttacaaatttaagagtagaccccgacccgagagggcgctgttcgtgacgtcaatcgaggcagactttgcctgtaatgcgtagagtaaacacaattgcaaagtacatgtacggaccaagtcgtgagtttgtacgtttcaaaaaaagatttttttggttttttccaGCAATGCCGACCAgttgtattgctgctgaatgcagaaaaacactttttgaaacgtaccaactcacgacttggacgtacatgtactttgcacgtgtgtttactatacgcattgcaggcaaagtctgcctcgtttgacgtcacaaaaggggtaggcggagtcagccccccaaacaacttcatatattttttaaacatataaataatgacaaacaattactaaaaaaattgttttattgttcgtaagcaaatacttatgtttgaaagaaaaaaaattctatttccaggtgactttaaaatacCAGATTGTTTCAGTATTTCAATTGTATAACTTTTTTTGTGAACACAAGAAATGCACATAAAAAGTATGGAAGCCAAAATATATGTTTTGATGTAGCCTAGATTTGACACCCTTTCTTCGTTTAATTGCGACAGAGGAGTCTGGGCTAGTTTTAATTACTCCAAAGAAGTCTGTATTCATTTCTGTGATGCATCCCAATTCTTTACCCATCACCTGATCACTTATATGCAAACACTATTATGACCTTCAAATTCAAACATATAAATGTTTTGAGTTAACCTTCAAATTGTTGACCCCAACATAAGGCTACTAGTATTGGCATGTAAAAGTTGCAAATCCCTCAGGCAGACCGTGGGTAGACAAATGTTTGATGAATTggccccatttttttttctagaaaatgtttttgaaagaaGGTGGTTGATTTATATTGCAGATATCTTGTTTGCCTGTTTTTCATTTACTAATAAAATAGTGGgatcattctcctgaagacgagcagagtatactgttcgaaacgttgagaccaaaccggctcttttcagagccaacactgaATCATagtagatttacacatggttgtacccgcaattTTACTATTTAATTATAGTTTCTTCTCAGTGGGACCAGTGTAAAGCAGTTTCtcttagaagaaaaaacaaaacttttaatttgtagaaaattacttaattaaaaaatattgtatgttTTCCATTTCAGCATCTGTTCTTGGAAGTTTCACCCACAAAGGCCATCCCTGTCTTCTGTTTGAACTCCTTGAATTCAACCTGAAAGAACTCCACCTGAAGAATGCGGCAGTTGTAGAGACGACTAACCCCAACTACCTGTCTCTCTATCTAGTACAGAGGCTTTTAGAAGACATCATGAAATGCTTACAGCATGTGCACGCAAGAGGATGGGTCCATGCTGATCTCAAACCAGCTAATGTAATGTGGTGTGCCCAAGAGGGCTGCTGGAAAGTTATTGACTTCGGACACAGCTTCCAAGAAGGCCATCAGGTGAATTCATCTCGGGAGTTTTCATTCCTTGTTAGTTGTCTCTGAAGGGGAGTTGGGTGTTTTAAAAGGTCAAGGGTACCTCTCTTAAACTATGgaatactttttgtaacacaaaacacaatgtccacagatttatatttaactttcacagtttgaagataatgatattaggAGGCTTCccttttaaatattacttgccaaggtgctgtagtatttgagaaatgagtaaaacaatgtcacgaaaatgtCACCGTTAACATAATGGGTCAGTTGCCTTTGAATtgtgtgacctttgacacctCTTCTTTACAAATAGTTTGCAAACTAAAATTGCCTGAATACAGCCAGGCAGATTTCAATAGTGGAaagtttaaatgtaaacaatggacaCATAGTCTATTATTACATAGTTGTATTGTTTTTAAGAGTCAAAGATCCAATTGGTAAACTTTTGAGACTGGTTTATAGCGTTTTATCAAAGAAATGTAAATGATTGTCCACACTGAGGGATGAAACTACAAAATTCTATAAAGCTTGTCAATTTATTTACCACACAACTTGACACTAGCTTTCGAAGCAGATTGCAACCTTAAATAATGGGAAACTATTTGCTAGATGTGCTCAAATTACAAAGTATTGACAATATCGCCCTCATTGTACTGACAGATGAATGACTGTGGCATCATGAAGTAACTGTAACTCAAGAAGGTAGTAGTCTTTGATAACAATATAATACTTTCTCGTGCAGGACTTCAGCCAGATTCAGAGTTTCTGCTACCAGTCTCCTGAAGCCAAGACATGGAATGCCTTTATCTTACAGCACAGCAATGCACCAAGGGGGCGTAAACTCAGTGATAAGCCCCAATCCTGTACCTCGGCTGTAGATATTTGGAGTGTGGGGTGTATTGTTGCAGGAGCCTTCACCGGTATCAAGCTGTATGAGCAAGGTGATGTTGTGCCGGGTGGTTGCCAGCAATGCCGGGTAAGAAAACATTTACTGAGTACATCACTTTttaaacaggttaccagcctaagAACCAATTCCTAGAACAACTCAGCTGCAGATTGCATTTGGAATAAAGAACAGTATTagtttggttttatttattatttgacttTTGGCTTTGCCTTTGTCCAAGTGGTTAAGAACATCGGACTCAATTTCTGGTAGCTGAGTCCTCCtgaatttttagtttttgtttgtttctgtgtcaagtgtttttttacTGTAATATGCACTGTGTTACATATCAATGTGATGGAGAAACTAAAACAAGGGGGGAGTTGTGAAAGTTGAATATCAAGGAAGCATTGACCATCGGAAAGGCTTAACTTTATTCCTTTCATGCACTACTCATTTTAGTGATTATCtgataatgtgttttttattcacaAATGGCAACCCACCCAAAAACAGGCCACAATAAGCACCTTAACACTGCAGTCAACTGCCACTATGTAACTACGTACATATACCGCTACACAAATGGTCACTAGTGACCTGTCGGCGCATGAAAGAGTTTAAGAAAATATCCTCTTTTCAACTAACCAATATTATACCTTGTAATCAGCAGAAAGACTGTGAGACGCTTAAATGTGAGTGTGAGCCACTGATAGAAGCTATTATAAACCAACGACCAATTGACAATCACATTCCTAAGATCAATGACATCGTGACTGACCTGCGTGATCTTCTTATTCAGTGAGTATTGGAGTTGTGTCAAATGGCTATGACTTGGGTTGTTAGCTTCAGTTGCAATGTTAATGTTCCCTTTTCTAAAGAGTTCCTCTGTGGGGTCCATTTTTCCATTGTGAAAAAACGAGTACCCTTCTGTAAGCCCCAAATCCTGAGCACAAATGTCAGTTATGTGAAGCAATATGTGAAGCAATGTTACAGAAAATTTTGTGAAGCATTATTTTGAGAAGCAATGTTTCAGAAAATGTTGTGAAGCAACATTTTGAGCTCcgaagcagctctttgaaagaGGTCCCaagttttgttattataattgaACACTTCATGGTTTTTTATCTTACCATAGGATGCTTCAGTGTACATTTGAGGATCGACCCACTGCATCAGCCTGTCTCCAACATTCCTTCTTCACTCATAAACTGAAGCCAAGCTACAAGGATTTATTACTCTTGCCTACACGCATTCTACAACTAGACAATGTGACAAATGACCAAGAGAAAGGTGGTACAACTGGTGATTATACAGGTAATCAAATACTA
This sequence is a window from Asterias rubens chromosome 19, eAstRub1.3, whole genome shotgun sequence. Protein-coding genes within it:
- the LOC117303249 gene encoding serine/threonine-protein kinase Kist-like isoform X2; its protein translation is MEKHTPELFLDLSEGAVLSFMGQSWRIIRCRGMGRCAKVYHAVSSEGGAQLAIKAFRREEKYRLVFIKEIRNLDAVYMNRHIASVLGSFTHKGHPCLLFELLEFNLKELHLKNAAVVETTNPNYLSLYLVQRLLEDIMKCLQHVHARGWVHADLKPANVMWCAQEGCWKVIDFGHSFQEGHQDFSQIQSFCYQSPEAKTWNAFILQHSNAPRGRKLSDKPQSCTSAVDIWSVGCIVAGAFTGIKLYEQGDVVPGGCQQCRKDCETLKCECEPLIEAIINQRPIDNHIPKINDIVTDLRDLLIQMLQCTFEDRPTASACLQHSFFTHKLKPSYKDLLLLPTRILQLDNVTNDQEKGGTTGDYTDIIDDLREECEKFGIVRKIVLPKEEENKNKAFVEFEDALDCENAQRGLVGRQFDGKPLLATFYPIDDYRSQILGTAGGC
- the LOC117303249 gene encoding serine/threonine-protein kinase Kist-like isoform X1, translated to MEKHTPELFLDLSEGAVLSFMGQSWRIIRCRGMGRCAKVYHAVSSEGGAQLAIKAFRREEKYRLVFIKEIRNLDAVYMNRHIASVLGSFTHKGHPCLLFELLEFNLKELHLKNAAVVETTNPNYLSLYLVQRLLEDIMKCLQHVHARGWVHADLKPANVMWCAQEGCWKVIDFGHSFQEGHQDFSQIQSFCYQSPEAKTWNAFILQHSNAPRGRKLSDKPQSCTSAVDIWSVGCIVAGAFTGIKLYEQGDVVPGGCQQCRQKDCETLKCECEPLIEAIINQRPIDNHIPKINDIVTDLRDLLIQMLQCTFEDRPTASACLQHSFFTHKLKPSYKDLLLLPTRILQLDNVTNDQEKGGTTGDYTDIIDDLREECEKFGIVRKIVLPKEEENKNKAFVEFEDALDCENAQRGLVGRQFDGKPLLATFYPIDDYRSQILGTAGGC